Genomic segment of Vitis riparia cultivar Riparia Gloire de Montpellier isolate 1030 chromosome 19, EGFV_Vit.rip_1.0, whole genome shotgun sequence:
CCTTATCATCCATGCATGGCATTTTGATCACACGATAAAACGTAAAATAAATCTGAACCGTAGAAAATTAcgatgaatataaataaatggtgAAATGAGATACAGATGGAAACTCATATGTGAATGTTGATAAACCTAATGAAGAGGCTACTACTTGTCAGTCCGTCTCATTATATTATTCTAAgctaaaataatctttaaattttatatcaatgcagtaaaatattatataaaatagtatttttaaatatcattgattagacaatattatttgtataaaattaaaatatctacaTCACATCaaaccaaaattaataatttttataaggataacaatattaaattactaatatattattattagagTCCATgtctttgttgatattatataCTTCATCGATTAAAAATATGCTACATAGTATTTTCagtaaaaatattgtttatgaaagtatttttaagagaattgcggattaaaaatgtattttacaactatttttgttaataattttataaatatttttaatatttttaacacttaaaatttttaaatttaaaaaataaataaataaacactttctaaaattactatatagtaatctaaaaaatattattgaaaggCATGTTTTactgagtttttaaaaactgttttttatttttaaaaataaaaaaatattttaaaaaacttattatactgtttggttattgttctttattttagtttttaagaacaaattgaaattgaaaacaacttttaaaaacaagtaaaaattatttttaccggtttttaaaaataatagaaatacacatatactttaaaaaaatatttatctttaaatcacatataatcatatatttaatttttattttcttaataagatttaacttgaatttttatattattataaattaagtttataaaatttttataaaacaaaagttaaagacattatttttaaaaacaatacaaattgtccaaacaagttttttgttctttgttttaaaaaaattattttttaaaataccttgCCAAACAcccttgtttttaaaaaattttaaaaactgtttttttttctccattttgaaagcaatttttaaaaacaaatttgaaaaaaaatgggccctaatatttgataaaatttaaacaatattttcaaaattttgaaattttttttctttcaaactaTACTTTTTACACCATAAGTGTTTCTAACCTCCCAAGGATTTTTCTAGcctttaaagatgaaaattttgaaggggttaaaaaaatggtagaacCAACACCTAGAATAAGTACCAAACAGACTTTTCCTAACACCAGACAAATGGAGGTATATCATCACATCATACAATAATTTTGGGTGACGTCAACACGATAGATGGGGTTGCATATCCCACCGCCCGAATCATGCAGCCTCATTTACCGGGGCCCACAAAACCAGTTCTTGCTTAATCACATGACTTTTAACTATACATCCACGATCACCTCTACTTAGTGCGGTACCATCAAATCATTCCCCCATTAATCATGCATCCAACGGTCCCTCTCAGTCCTATCAAATAAAATGATCTCTATGTCTACTCTATTTTTGACGTCATCACACTAtgcaaattaaaatattcataccTTATAATACTCTGAGAAACAAATCTGAGCATTATGTTAATGGGATTTAGCATATTTCTTAAAgcaaaatcaagaaataaaaagagcAATTAAGACGTGGACTTCTTGCTTAATCAGATACCAAAGatgaaatggaaaagaatgtttgtaaatattattttagctTTTAAAGAGGGCTGACGTGGATGagcatgaaattaataataaagaaagaaatgggCAACTGACAAGTAATCACTGCTAAGGGTGCGCACTCCGCACCAAGCGTACCGTAAGCTTCACCACCAAGGTCTGTAATTGGTACCAGAGGAtgaaaaacgaaaaagaaaGGTCAATAAGGTCAATAATTTCAAGATTATTCCTCCAGAATTTACATCTCACGTTGAGAGAGAAagtaaagagagagagagagagagagagaaaaaaaaaaaaaaaggagtcaAGAGAGAGAAAGTTAGGGTTACATGAGACGATGTGGTTACTCAGACTTCAAGCTCTCTCCGGCGGGTATCGGTTCCGGTTCCAGTTCCGGTTCCAGttccggatcgggttcgggttCGGGCTCTGACTCTAGATCTGGTTGGGGCTCCGGCTTGCCAGCAACGAAGTCGAGGAGGCCTTCCCCGGCCTTGTCGACGGATGAGTCAATATCTGGAGGGGAGGTGCGGGCGAATACGAGGACGGCGACGAGAAAGAGGGCAGTGGAGAGAAGGAGGGGCCAAAAATAGGCGATGATGGTGACGAAGCTGGGGGCTAAGATGAAGAGGCAGGAGATGAGGAGGAAGAGAACAAAGGCGAAGAGGATGGGGAATTTGAACTTGAGTAGCTTTTCTGAGATCTCCATGAGTGAGAGAGTCAGAGATGAGTTTATGCTGAGAAACGGTAAAGGAAAGATGAGTTTATGTAGAGAAATCGGTATTAGAGATAGATGAGTTattttggagagagagagagtggtgCTGTGTGAGGTTATTGTCTCTCTGCGCAGAGATTCTCTGGAgatgtgttttctctttttttagttttttttttttttgttttggtttgccttttttttttacccttctGCAGTAAAATTTGGGGGGCTTGGGTCATTCTGTGGTGACCAATGGGGTGTTAGGAGTCAGGACCTAAGCATTTCAAAATCTTGATTCTGATGTGAGCATCTGAGCCTccgttgttattattattattattgttttttattaattttgtttgttaAAAACAATGCAAAACCAgcatattctttttctttaagatATTGAAAATATTGTCTGAAATAtatagttcttaaaaaaataaataaatagattttatattctttagattaaaatatataaatttaggaTTAAATATACTTTACTTTCTCAACTTTTGGCATGTTTCACACTTTATTCCTTATATTTAAATACCCACATTTTATCCCATAAACTTATTAAATACTAACATTTTGCTTTCAATTCCAATCCCTTTATCAAATTATAAACTTAGTATAAAATTGGTAAAACTAACTTTTAATCAACAACCTTAAAAAGTGGTATTTCTCAACTGCgttattaatattgattttttattttagagaaataTTTGTATGACTATTCGTGATTTTCACATGTAGTTGCGAAGTGTGATAATTTCAAACTTAGACAAtagacatttttcttttcatttcaaccACTTTTTACTTAGCgaattatttattaactttttaataaGTTAAGGAGAcaaattattacattttaacAAATTTGGAGAGCAAAATGCTAAATTTTGAATGTGAGGGGAAAAGTGTAAAATAAGGTAAAGATTGAGaaggtaaaatatatttaatattgattaaaaaaataaatgaattttatatcttttatcaCATAAggattaaattataaaaaattataaaagtattgattagattttagaaaaatagtgaataaaaatttcaatgaaaaattattagtggAATGAAAAGTATAAgaacttataaaattaaatataagggAAAATTAGAGAAATAATAGTATTCTATTTTCTCATAGCTCTCATTTGATACTAGATAACGCAAACTTTTGGTTTCATTTTCCTTGTGATGGACTTGGATGAAAAAGTACATGTCGAGTATAAGCATGGGATTACATCTTCTTAGGGTTACGTTGGATgtataattcaatttttgtaATTGTGGGCACTTGCAACCATCCCCTATAGTTGTCTGGATCATGATTTGATGACATAAGACTAAATGGTTTGTTCGTCTAGCCCAAAGGTAGTAGACAGACATCCAACTAATCGGGTAAGAATGTGATGTCTAACATGTTTGAAAGCATTAACTGTAACAGACATTAGGTGTCTTGATTGACGCAACCATTACGAGGTTAAAATGCCAGTCTTTAAGGCATGACAACCGCTATGCGTTGATAATCATTAACATTAAAGGTAGTAACGCACAATCAAGCACAATGAAAGCACCATTAAAGTGCTTAAGGAGACATTCACTTGAGCAAAGATAAATAGTCGCTCATGACCACAAGAAAGGCATGCTGATTCTTTTCCAAGAATCTTCCCTTCTCAAGTCTTCTCTATCTGACTTAAGCTTTGAAGGGGCATGCCTGAACAACCCGTCCGGACATTCCTTTGTGTAAGTCAATCCTCTGTTTATATCTTAGTAGCTTGACGGGTTACACTCTTGTTGGTCGTGTaccaacaataataatattccATTTTAATTGGAAAATGCAATAAGATGTTTGGGGTCAATCAAGGAGTGTTAACTTACATCACAAGATGAATAAATGATATGCATGatgaagttgttttattgaagaaacatgtatgtatgtatgataACATTTAtggaattcaataataatttgaagaacttgaatattaaaatgatgatattcaatgatataaaaaaataatatacatatacatatatataattattttttatttaaaaatatttataattttatgtacACTCTTataatttctttgtatttaattactatacataagatataaaaaagacctgtaaaaatattattataatggttttatatttttaaaaataaactaaaccaaattttaaaataaaaaataatttaatttatgtattgaaattttcttttaatatttaaatttatgcataaaTATATCAAggttaaagttttattttaatatttaattttatgcatAGATATTATAAGGGTTACTTAAATATAGcatatgtaaatataaataataagggGAAGTAGCCCCTTAATCCCCTACTGAATGCACACAATTCGAGGAAATAATGGAGGATGACTAGAAGATCAATATACTAGATTCCAATACATTAGGACTTATGTCTTGGGTTATGAAGCAACCTTAAGACAAGTAGGTTGTGAGTCATAAAAACttggtaaaaattaaattttcaataaatctagattttttatttttttatttttatgtgaaaCACATAAGAAAACCATTCTTCATATTAGTTTCTTAACTCAAAGTTGTATATAGCGAGTTTGTATATACTCTCATATAAGTGGATCCATGGTGTATCCTACAGTTATACATATCACTCATAAGGGATGAGTATATACTCAGCCTTAATCATTGTGGAGCATGCTCCATCTATACTTTAGGGGTGGACTCTTAGATATAAGTAATTGATATAGCATTTCAAAAGTCCATAAGTAACTTGTTATTTCGTACATGAACTTACTTTTTGAGATCTTCATTCATGTAAGTTGAGTTACCATCACTCCTGACCTTTGTATTAAACATAAGTCTTATCACCATGAATGTTTCTTCCACTAATTTCATACTTAATGATTTGATAAGAGGATTAGTCAAATTTAACTCTAACCTAACAAAGTCTATGGATGTGATCCTTATTTCAAGCAACTTCTACAAAATGTTATGTCTTTGTCAAACATGCCtatttttctattaaacatcttatttttaatcatggCTATTGCTACCTAGCTATTACAATGCATAAACACAAATGTTATTGATCTTGCCCATAAAGAGACATCTATTAAGGGATTTTAAAGCCACTCAACCTTAAAACTTGCTTTCTCTAAGGTAATAAATTTGTCTTCCATAGTAGATCAAGTGATGCAAGTTTACTTGAAAGACTTCCAAGAAACTGCTCTTCCATCAAAGATAAAGACATACCTATTAGTGGATTTTATATCATCTTTATAAGAGATTCCATTAACATCATTGCACCCTTTAAGTACATTTGGAAATCCACCATACCACAAAATATGGTCAACAATGCCTCTCAAGTACTTAAGTACACCGTAGATGGTATTCCAATGGTCTTAGTTAGGACTTTGGGTAACAACTCAATCTACCCACTACACAAACAATATCAAGACTATTATAGTTAGTTAAATACATCAAGTTACCAATGATATGAGAACACTTTAATTGGGCAACACTATGTTCACTATCATTCTTCAATTATGACTTAGGATCATAAGGTGTTGAGACATACTTAGAATCAAAGCATTCAAACTTCCATAGTATTTTTTCCATATACCACTCGTAAGAAAGTTTAAGTTCATTAGGTATTCTAGTTATCTTGATTCCTAGAATCACTTTTGCCTCTCCCAAGTCTTTCGTATTAAAGTTAGATGATAGGAATCTCTTGGTCTCATAAACATGATTTATTCTATTCCAATAATTAGCATATCATTTATATACAAGTAGATGATGACATATGTATTACCCCTATAGTGTACAagataaatgcatttttcttctaAAGGTCTTTCATATGACCTTGAGCCACCCATAAATACCtattcctcattttttttctttctaatataGCGTAGAAGATAAATGCACTTTTCTTCCATAGATGTGTTTGGTAGCCCAACATCAACAACCTagtccattttttctttattctaggGTTTTAGACATTGTTCATTAGGTTGGGcttgaagttttatttttttgaattgtacGTTGTTCTTGTTTGATTTAACCTTTTTCTCTACTAGGTTTGCCTTAGAGAATAGCTCATTGGCTTTTTCAGCCTTATCCcttgttttattcttttccttAATTCAAATGGACCTATTGATGACATCTTCAAGGGACATTTGATTCCTCTTATgcttcatattatttttataaatttttcaacAGTCCGATTAGCCACAAAAATTTAGGAAGTTCAATATgttcattatttatattattaattaatatatggTAGTCATGGATTTAAGATGATGCATCTCTATCCTCAATTATTAggaaatttttaaattttattataacatatttttagtcGTAACATCTTCCAAGATGTATTTCTTATTCATCTTGTCCCATATTTTTTAGCATGCCTAATAGTTTAATACACATCAAATAATTCATTTGACAAAATGCTCAACATCACATGATGAACTTACTTATTTCCATTTTCCCATGcatgcaaaattttaaaattcttggtTTTAGGATCCGTCAAAATGTCTTAAGCTCTCAATGGTcgagaaaataatttcttgtCAACCTTCGAAAAATGTCCCATTGAAAGGATCACTTTTTTAGGTGTTAGATTTGGTTTGAAGTACTAGGGGTGCTTCCATATCGGAACTACATTAAGATTGCTGGAAATAcaagggagggagagagagagagagagagagagagagagagagagagagagagagagagagagagaggattaCAAGTACAAACCTTAAAGTAGTTTTGACATGGAGGCCTCCCTAGTTGACACCAAATGTGACACCTCAAAGACTGATACCTCGctatgaaaataaaacacaGATGATTTATTGGGATTTGGCTTAGGCTTGACATGACAGTATCCTTAAAGCAGTTTGATCCTCCAATAAATATGTATGTCAATGTAGCAAGACAAAAGTGGACATTTCACTTCTAAGATTTAATAGTTGGTAGTGCTTACAAAAGTATATTTCTCAACAGTAATGAAGAGTAGAATCAGTAGTCTAAAACCCAAAAGAAAGCTCTCTAGGTTTCACAGTAggagagaagaagagagaagcGAAGCTTTGACATGAGATGATAGAGAGGCCTAGATTGTAGCTCTAGTTATAGGCTCTGTGAACTGGCTCAAATAGATAGAATGCATAATGGAGAGCGTCATTAAtctaatcaattaattatcaTGTCATGGTTTACTTCCACGAAGGTATCATGTCAAGTAATCTAAAGCGGATGTATGTCATTAGCTAGAAAaaaggaggggaaaaaaaaaaaaagacttcacCGCCAATAAAAAGAATGATGCTAGACAACACCAATTCTTCTAAAGAGGATGAGTATCAATCAAGAAAATGACTAATGTAgaagcaaaataaagagataattattacttattttcaaCCCTATATCGAAATTAATTTTGACCAGAAATATTACTACTGAGTGGCATGCTTTCTACCAGTGGGGTATTCAACAAGGACAAAATGGGGGAATGATGAAGAAGACTGGAGGAGGACAGGCCAGCAGCATGCAGTATAGTAAGAGACCCACATATACAATAGGTATTTCAACCTCGTAAGCCTCAGCTTTTGCTGCATCTTAATATTGTGGGTACATACactatatttttctctttgatttttgttGTGTATTCGGGTTTTCATGGTCTACCTACTTTGCCTTCTTAagttgatatttaataaaaattttataatattgatattattctataataattgtgattttgatttcaactttaatttttaatttaataaaaaataataataaaaaatgtcatgaatattaaataataaatttatttatcaaacttgaaatgattaaaaaaatagaaggaaattaaattcaaaatcagCTTAGAAAGTCTTACCCACCCCTGAATTGATCCTCAATTTGAAATATGGGCAAAAGCCAAATTTCCTCCATTTTATGTCTCAAATTTCAAAACCACTTTGAGCttagatttgaaaaaacaatGTCACCACTTTCcgatataattatttttcattttgaagacAATGGTTGCCAACTTCCTGATCATGTGAGCAAGGGAAGTGGGTGATTAGATAAAGACAAAA
This window contains:
- the LOC117908582 gene encoding procyclic form-specific polypeptide B1-alpha-like — protein: MEISEKLLKFKFPILFAFVLFLLISCLFILAPSFVTIIAYFWPLLLSTALFLVAVLVFARTSPPDIDSSVDKAGEGLLDFVAGKPEPQPDLESEPEPEPDPELEPELEPEPIPAGESLKSE